The Endozoicomonas montiporae CL-33 genome contains a region encoding:
- the flgL gene encoding flagellar hook-associated protein FlgL: protein MRISTMQMNNTMTNNMMSTSSSMNRILMELSTGKKILKPSDDTLASTQILGLKDANAALESFEKNMKTAESSLVLAETVVGDMVNVINRMRDLALGTGGIPTPYDGEDGQDGVDGDSGDGRSAQAQEIAMLMETLTSLANTRSSSGEYIFGGTMGNNAPVGAKENGNGPSFSISGSDSARQIKISDSQTIDLGVVADDLFVLSDGSNIFDVMNGFVDALNDPSLSQDDMDAITADTVDAIDETLDNMNRALTHIGGTLNTIDQAMASNLDMQMYNESLVDSLEAVDFASAITDFTMMQAQYTASQKAYAMVGSASLFDFV from the coding sequence ATGCGCATCAGCACCATGCAGATGAACAACACGATGACGAACAATATGATGTCTACGTCGTCTTCCATGAACCGCATTCTGATGGAATTGAGTACCGGCAAGAAAATTCTCAAACCGTCGGATGATACTCTGGCGTCTACCCAGATTCTGGGTCTGAAAGACGCCAATGCGGCGCTGGAATCCTTTGAAAAGAATATGAAAACCGCTGAAAGCTCGCTGGTGCTGGCTGAAACAGTGGTGGGCGATATGGTTAATGTGATTAACCGTATGCGTGATCTGGCGCTGGGTACGGGCGGTATTCCAACGCCTTATGATGGCGAAGATGGTCAGGACGGTGTTGATGGTGATTCCGGTGATGGCCGTTCTGCCCAGGCGCAGGAAATTGCCATGCTGATGGAAACGCTGACCAGTCTTGCCAATACCCGCAGCAGCAGTGGTGAATACATCTTTGGCGGTACCATGGGTAACAATGCACCGGTGGGCGCGAAGGAAAACGGTAATGGACCGAGCTTTTCCATTAGTGGCAGCGACAGTGCCCGTCAGATCAAGATCAGCGATTCCCAGACTATTGATCTGGGTGTGGTGGCAGACGATCTGTTTGTTCTGAGTGATGGCAGCAATATTTTTGATGTCATGAATGGGTTTGTGGATGCCCTGAATGATCCGTCGCTGTCTCAGGATGATATGGATGCCATTACGGCGGACACGGTGGATGCCATTGATGAAACGCTGGACAATATGAACCGCGCGCTGACTCATATTGGTGGCACGCTGAATACCATTGATCAGGCCATGGCGTCGAATCTGGATATGCAGATGTACAACGAGAGCCTGGTAGACAGCCTTGAAGCGGTGGATTTTGCTTCTGCCATTACCGATTTTACCATGATGCAGGCGCAGTACACTGCCAGCCAGAAAGCTTATGCGATGGTGGGTAGTGCATCGTTGTTTGATTTTGTTTAA
- a CDS encoding nucleotidyltransferase domain-containing protein, giving the protein MKHDSGLSDDVENRIKEVFSRFPEVGQVLLYGSRAKGNYRKGSDIDLTLIAQEGKILNLDLVYAVDDALDELLLPYTFDLSIFPDIDNPNLVDHIQRVGVVFYQK; this is encoded by the coding sequence ATGAAGCATGATTCCGGCTTGTCTGATGATGTCGAGAACCGTATTAAAGAGGTGTTTAGCCGATTTCCCGAGGTGGGTCAGGTGTTGTTGTATGGTTCAAGAGCGAAAGGGAATTATCGGAAAGGGTCGGATATTGATCTGACCCTGATTGCACAGGAAGGTAAAATACTCAACCTTGATCTTGTTTATGCGGTGGACGACGCTTTGGATGAACTACTGCTGCCGTATACCTTTGATTTGTCTATTTTCCCGGACATCGATAATCCGAATCTGGTTGATCATATTCAGAGGGTGGGTGTCGTTTTTTATCAGAAATAA
- a CDS encoding nucleotidyltransferase substrate binding protein: MSKTHDIRWILRFDNFQRALARLRQGVGLVNQRQLSDLEQLGLIHIFEFTHELAWNVLKDFLIWQGVADIIGSRDATRTAFKVGLLDDGAVWMAMIKSRNLSSHTYREEVADDIAGKIVGNYYDAFCELEKVMLARKDDVDEA, translated from the coding sequence ATGTCAAAAACACATGATATACGCTGGATTCTACGCTTTGATAACTTCCAGCGTGCTCTGGCTCGTTTACGTCAGGGTGTTGGGCTGGTTAATCAGAGGCAGTTAAGTGATCTGGAGCAGCTGGGTTTGATTCACATTTTTGAGTTTACTCATGAACTGGCGTGGAATGTATTGAAAGACTTTCTGATCTGGCAAGGTGTTGCAGACATTATTGGTTCCAGAGATGCTACCCGCACTGCATTCAAGGTGGGTTTGCTGGATGATGGTGCTGTCTGGATGGCGATGATCAAAAGTCGCAACCTCAGTTCCCACACTTACAGGGAAGAAGTGGCTGATGACATTGCCGGTAAAATTGTAGGCAACTATTACGACGCTTTTTGTGAGCTTGAAAAGGTGATGCTTGCCCGAAAGGATGATGTTGATGAAGCATGA
- a CDS encoding HepT-like ribonuclease domain-containing protein yields the protein MLKQGDLGRSDYETAMKMIGFRNVLVHDYLDVNRNIVEAIISKKLYGSILDISKHLFGLIEHQSR from the coding sequence ATGCTAAAACAGGGCGACCTGGGCAGAAGCGACTACGAAACCGCCATGAAAATGATTGGCTTCAGAAATGTACTGGTGCATGACTACCTTGACGTTAACCGCAACATCGTAGAAGCCATTATCAGTAAAAAGCTTTATGGGAGCATTCTTGATATCTCAAAGCATTTGTTCGGGCTGATTGAACACCAGAGCCGGTGA
- the mntA gene encoding type VII toxin-antitoxin system MntA family adenylyltransferase antitoxin yields the protein MSRTPTPNIAEIISETICEQEKTDAIYLYGSRSKGTERADSDWDIAVLFSDYMEDLLERTARPQLLESKLESLLPDHDISIVDLREVPVPLQWNIIQGIKLYDRGIPVVRRMENAIISAWEKDYER from the coding sequence TTGAGCCGCACGCCCACACCCAACATTGCAGAAATCATTAGCGAAACCATTTGTGAGCAGGAAAAGACCGATGCTATTTATCTCTACGGCTCACGCAGCAAAGGCACCGAACGAGCCGACAGCGACTGGGATATTGCCGTTCTCTTTAGCGACTACATGGAAGACCTTCTGGAACGCACAGCAAGACCTCAATTGTTAGAATCGAAATTAGAGTCACTTCTGCCCGATCACGACATCAGCATTGTTGACCTGCGTGAAGTACCGGTTCCGCTACAATGGAACATCATTCAGGGCATTAAACTTTATGATCGTGGCATACCCGTTGTGCGACGCATGGAAAACGCCATTATCTCCGCCTGGGAAAAAGATTATGAGAGATAA